Genomic window (Cygnus olor isolate bCygOlo1 chromosome 18, bCygOlo1.pri.v2, whole genome shotgun sequence):
TGCTCTTGTGACAGACAAGTCAGTACAACAAAGGGTTGCTTTTAACTTAATATGACTCCTTTGGCTTTTGAGCATCTGTTAAACTTTTTTACGTAGGTAAAATACTCTCCGTTTATAAATGCTTCTCTCTCTAACTTCTGCCAATGGTAGAACAAAACCAAGTAAGGCAAGTATACTTCATAACATTCCTTACATTTAGTAACTTTGCAGATAACAAGACCTCACCTGCCATGATAGAGTATGCAGCTTATTGTAAAAGTTAACTTACCATTGATGGTTATTGGATGGCTTTTCACATTCACCTTAGCTCGATTAGAAACCATGCAGTAATATGTCCCTGTATCCTGTCTGCTCATTGTTTCCTTGTGCCACACGATTCTGtctgtgctttcagttttttcatataaaagagTATCGTGatcagtttttttaaaaatcctgaagTGGATTGGCCAAGATCCTTCTtccacagagcagagaaaagcagtccCACTGCCATCTTCCACTTCCCCATATGGAATACTGCCCAAGCTGGCATTCCTGATTGGTACTACAAAGAAAGGCACAAATGAAACAGATCtctttgctgttaaaaataactttgatgATAAAATACTGTATTGTAGATATACTTGCTTTAATGCCATTTTACTTAGCTAAACAGAGTGAATGCACAGTAttaatctttctgaaatatctCTGCCAGATTGCATCCtctagtaaatatttttatacactcAGAAATAAAGAGGGCGTCATAAAGAAGCAAAGCGCACACAGAAGGAAACTATCCATTCCTACAGAAGTCAGTCAGCCTCCTAAACTCCTTCAGACTCCCGCCAGGCCCCAAcctagaaattatttaattttcagaaataacacaCTCAGCAGTTTGATAGTATAAATAATTATAGCTCAATTTATTTACCTATGCTTTCATAGTTATGTAGAATTACACTGTTTTATACCAACTGCATTATATCCTTCTCGTAAAAATAGTAAACATTGACAGATGATGCATCAAAGGCATGAGCAAGTCCTAAATTCTAAAGATTACAAGATATAGCAAACAAAAGAAGATAGTCTGCATTTGAACAAGTTGTAAGAATATGCATagtgaaaacacagtttttagGTTACTAATGAAGTATATTAACATATACAGAGCTAGCTTATAAGTACTTGTGAATCAACACTCATACTTGCATCAGGAAAAAAGATGTGTATACAGTTAACACTTTCTATGGCACAATGCAAGTAGAATGTCACTAGCTTCCCAAAATGCTTTGGATTTGAAGCATCTGCTTTGCTAAAATTGCTGAACAAAATTTCTCTGAAAGTATTATTAATGTGTTTGGAGCAGGGTCATGGATAACACAAGACAAAAGTAAATGAGGAGTCATCAAGGCAACACTGgcacagaagcaaaaggaggAAGCCAAATCTGATATGAAAGATGCTTGTCATGAAAGCTGCATTTATATTAGATAGGAAGCTGATTTGCTGATTTAGATGCAAAATGTGGGCTACTACAACTGGACCCATGACTGTGAGAGGATtgatatataaaacaaaaggtGGTTAgttcccgccccccccccagatcTGGTATAGCTAGAAAGGACAGAATATGAAGAACTCAAAGAAGCCATGTCAGGAGAGAATGGCTGCAGAAGACAGGTTCATCAGATTCCAAGGTGTGACTTTCTATTCAGAATTTCCAAACAGTGTCACAATATATCCTGAAACACTGCTGTAATGAAATAATGCAATATGCTAGTTCTAGCAAGGATGTGTAAAACACTGTAGAAATAGACACTGATTAAGGGACTAAGATTATGCTTTGTATTTGTTACTTGTTATTTCAAATTACCTTGACTTTAAATTTTACTGGATAAAGCTTTTCACGGTTTTATATTTCAGCTTCTCTCCACTGTTAGCAAAGCATATCCTAGTGGAACTGATGAACTTGATGTGCACTCCTAGCTCTATAATCTAAGCAAAGGCAAATACTGTAATCTGAGACTTGTTTAGAGGCCAAGAAAGTGAAGAGCATGTCCTTCAGCTGTGCAATAATCCAACTGACCCAGAAGAAATGCAACAATTCTGGATATATCTGTTCTAGTCATGTACAACTCAATGTCAAAACTCACATTTCTTCAGTAAACTCAGAGAGAATCCACCTTTTAgcaagtttatatttttaaaatgaacacaatTTGGATTCAGGCTGGgacacaaaactgaaaactccTTTGAACCACTATGATCTGAACTATCGTGTGAAACTTTACTACCATCTGCTCAGAGAGCACCGAATATATAGAAATACAGCATGATGGTTAAAATCCTACCAAAACAAGACACTCTTACCCACCTAAGAACTAACACGCATGTATGTTTTAAGAGTTATCGGTATCAGTCTCTTGTAGCTTACTGTGAAACTGTTTTTTGCTTCTTGAAGTTGCTCTTCACATCTGCCAATTGCACACTTGCAAATCACAGCTTTTTCACTAGCATGCTCCTTCTTGAAGTAGTGTTAAGATTCCCAGCATATATCAAGCctcatgttttcttctataACCTTCCAATTCACCTTTTTAAAGCTTCAGCTACCTCATGGATAGAGGAATTTTGCTCTTTCTAATGCAGCgtctgtttttcctgcagcacctcctaCAGGTTCTCTCATGTTCTAGATTTGAATATCCTCATCCTTTGTTAAGGAACGTCTGTGGCTATTTAGAGattcagatgcatttttttttctttcccttatttCAAATAtccccctgcagcaggacatTTCAGCAGTGCAATTCTGTCCTCTCACTCTTAAGAGTTATAAGCTAGTAAAGTCATTGTACTTAAAGCTGAGCACAAAAGTAACTTCTCATACTTGCAGACCAGTTTGCTCATTTCCAGTAACTACTATTTGCAGATACAGCATAATAATAGACTGACTTTCAGAGCTACTAAGGAACTGCAGCCTCTGGTGTTGAACATGCTCAGTGCCTCAGAAAATTGCAATTAATAACAGAGATTTTTAGAGAGATTACTGAAAGtgtagatttaatttttttttttttttaaaccaggaaTCTAGCTAGCAAGCTTATTTTGGTGAGAAAATTCATAGAAATAACTTCAATATCCTTACATATGCAATAAATCCAGACCTATGGAAATCAGACGTGGAAAAAATGGATCTGGTTCTgaaatttttaatcattattttactgaaacagcttttgttGTTCAAATTTTTGAACACTCAAGATCAAATCATTTATGCTTTGCCAGTAAGACTACTTCTACAATAAGATTTCAAGTCAGATgtcttttgcattaaaataaactcAGCTGTAGTTAACTGAATTCTGACTACTATCAAGATTTTTACTTCATTGACAAATAGTCTGATACAGATCTCCAACTATTTTTACTCCATTTGAACAAggatttataaacattttgaatgaaataatgcttttattatAATAAACTGTAATGCTTTTATAAAGCATCCATTTTGCTTAGTCTACAATATGCTGCTTCAAGCAGTTTCAAGAATCAAAATATAGCATTAGACAAGAAGACTTGAACAGACTTACCTATTACTGTGATGTTGAGAATATTACTAGTTTTCATGCCGCTAGAGTGATTATTTCTAGCATCACATTTGTATCctcttttgtcattttgtctAATATTTTCATCCAAGAATGTAGCATATGTGTCATTAATTACCACTTTCTtaacttcatttcctttgtaGAATGTGAATGTTATTGGCGGCGTTCCCGTCATTAAACGACAGATTAACCGTAGAGGTTTCCCCAGCACCACCTCCGGTAAACCACTGACAACAGAAAGAGTTGGCTTGGAGACTGGAGctaaaatgggaagaaaaactgTGTGTCCAATTATATTACATAAGACTCAAAGATACTCAAGATTTtacataaaacatacaaatatacACTATTTAGCTAGTTTCCACACCTAGCCTATATGGGAGGCTCCTGCTCGTCGACAGAATGGAAGCAAGAGGATGActtgaacaaagcaaaaacatagataataaaatatatgatttaGACTAAAATAGCATGCAAGcagaatgcaaagaaaatcaataaaagGCCAGTAAAACAGCTGTGGATCATCCAAACTCCAGAGCTAGCTCTTACCCAAGGAGCAAATATATACAGTAAAATAATCTGGAAGTAAAGTAACATCACATGTATTACCTGAGATGGATACTGCAGCATCTAATCAGGGACCTCTGTTTCTACAGTGAGTCACAACCCAATTAATCCCCCTTTACAGACTTGAGAACTGACTGTGCTTGTTCCATGATGGGAAAGGAAACTAGGGTGTTTATAAGTAGTATGCTGGTCAGGGGGCTGTATAGATAGCAAAAAATTTGGCTTTTCTGGAGTACAGTCATCCAGATGACCTCTGTCTCTCATGGCTTTCTGCCTGGAGGGTCAGGGAAAGGGAGTCAAGGTAGCTACTACAGAGTTTCAGATCAAACTGGTGAGTGAAATGTTTGCAGATCATTCCCAGCTCCTGCAAATGGTAATGAACGAGAGTTTATTTGGCACCTAGCAGAACCAAATGAACAGGACAGAAGGGAAGACATGCTAACTCCTGTCTTACAGGCTTGGCCCTAGAAAAGTCTGACTTGACTAAGATAACAATAGGTCAAATCCTCTACAACTAAAGCATGTAAGCACATCTCCCAGAAATTACTATTCCAAAAACTGATAAACACCCTTGTAGTTCATGAAATAGAAGAGACAGATTTGTAAAAAGATGAGCTTATTTATAAATctatggttttgattttttttccccaggactGGGTTCTAACCTTCTGTATCTACTCACCATAAACACTTATCCTTACAGGTTTGCTCTCCTTGACTATTCCTTTGACTTCAGCCTTACAGATATAGGATCCAGTATCATTCACATTAACTCTCATTGTTAAGTTTCTAGAATTTTTCAACCAGATATCTCCATTTGAATTTCTCCGTAATATAGAGAAGTTAGCTTTTCGAAAGCCACTAATGCTGCAACTCAAAgttaattctttattttcatcgAGCTTGCTCATAGAAGCAGACAATATTGGCTTGGGGAATAGCTCTGtaagataaaaagagaaatcattCAAATTGAACATAAAAGGATGTGACTGCCTATCCCAAATTGTACAGAATGAAGCATATAGTGAAAGATtacaatcaggaaaaaaaccATCATGCTAttgtaatataataatattttcagggaaaacagaaatgtaacaaTTGCTTGGAATCCACATCCCATATGTGTTATTTGAAAGTATTATTTTAGTTGGAAAGTTTtagtggcaggaaaaaaaaaaaaaaaatatcagaagtccAAATCtaaatagcttttaaattaGGGAAAATTTATAGTTGAATCTGGACATTACCTTTGCAGATCTaccaaatttaaattaaaatatttctccacTGAGTAAAATCTAAGATGAACAGAGGTCTTACCTGCCACAACAACATTCAGTTTGGTGGTTTTAGATGCTCTCCCTTGCTCCACCTTACACAGGTATTCACCACTGTCCTCTAGGGTAGCAACTGcagaatatttcaaaagttTCTCATCTCGTACACTATTcagtattgttttgtttttctgaagtatgATTTCAATGTCACGCATTCGAGCTACTACAGTTGAGCATTCAAACTCTATTCTGTCTCCTTCTGTAATATTACTTGAGGACTTGATGATCAGAGAAGGCTTTATAAATGGttctgcaagagaaaacatATAAAATCAGAATCCAACTTTCTAATTATGGCAagcaaagaaatgtaaaaagaaaagttaagcAACTTACCCTTGACAGTAACAAGTGTTCTGTTGCTGGGTTCTGAACTTTCAAGTTCAAGTTTTACATTTCTCTTACCAAAACAGTcaaattgcaaaatattatCCCCCTCTTCAACAGAAAATTCCACTACAGAAAAATTCCTGTATGCCtcaaatacatgtttttctttaggaGTTGAATTCATCTTTATCTTCcggaaaaagaaatgtaaaggaGGTACTTCTTCTGGCAGCTCACAACGTAATTTTACAACTTCACCCTCTaaaacttctcttttctcagcagTCAGGATTGGTTTGGTCATTCCTtacagcagaaaacaaggaaagaaatagatCACTGCATCATCCCAAATCAATCTCTGATGACTATGGTATTGATTTATGCTAACGGACAGATacaaataatttgcaaaaaCTGGATCTGTTTGTTGCtggtttaatttattttttattatttttttatttttttttactctgcaCCTGTGAGAGTTGAAGACAGTTCCTTGATGTGTGGGTGCATGCCAGGGTACCTTCAGAAGAACAAATTTTCCCTCAAAAGGGTAATAAAATCTTGATGCAATGTGTGAAGTATGGAACTTGTTTTAAAGGTAAGACCTTAGTATATCTTACTCCCACTCAGAAATGAGCAAGGGAATAAACTAAATGCCATTCTAACTACTGTAACTATAGGTGCAGTCTTCTGTGAAAAACTATAGGCTCCACACATCCTTGTAACTATTTAACAcagaacaaatgttttcctAGTTGCttttccaagaggaaaaacatcacTTGCAGTCAAGAACACACGACTAGAAAGAGTATAGACAGAGGTGGCCCCTGTTCTCATAAAAGATGAAGGAACAAGACAGAAAGATAGATATAAAATTGTCTACAAAAGTAGTCCACCACTGACACTAGCTTTGGCAATGGCTATTACAAGGTGGCAATCTTTGTTTCCAGGTTTTCCAGTAATTTAGTCTCCCCCACCATTGCATTTACAGTCTATAGGTGCAAGCTTTCACAAATAACACATTCTCTAGTCTCAGGGATAGAGCATGGGATGGTGGCATGAATTCCATTTTTGACTGTCACTGATCTGCCAGGTAAGCTTGGGactgagattttatttctgtgccttAACATGAGGACTTAGTACTCAACTATTGTAAAGCACTGTGACGTCTAAGGACAAAAAACGTTTTGCAAGATATCCTGTTTAGCACTGACTATTATTACTTACCCTGAGAGGTTTCTCTTTTTGTATCTTAGAAAACTGACATGTTTGAAAGACTACTCACCTGTTACCCAAACATGTAATGAGTTACTAGATTTTGTCTTTCCATCTGCTTTCACAGTACATTCATAGTCTCCTGTATCTGAAGATCTAGCCACGGGTACTTCATATCGTGCAACTCCTTTGTCTGATACAATCATGAATACAAGCTTGCCATCCTTAAAAATTGTAATATTATGCTGCAGGTGGAAATTGGCACTTTTGCTAATATCAGCACGGCATATAATTGACATAGGAGCTCCATTCTTCACTTTGACAGATGGCTCAACCCTGATTTCAACGCTGTTGAAGGTAAAAACttgatggagaaaataaaaagagttaCATTATCTTCAAGTTGTCTAACATAAAACTTATCTCAAGCTACTACATgttaatcattaaaaataattcattgtaTCCTAGTAGCAAGTGTTATAATTTTTGTGATCAGATCTCACAGATGTTGACAGTAGTAGCAGCTTTACCTTCCCCTGCACAGGTATATTAGACGCCCCTACTGATTATCACAACACGCAATGTTCATCTCCTCACTCTGTGTCTTGGGGGATTGAGAGAATCATTGATTTGGCCAAATCTGCTAAATTCCCTAGAAGAGCAGAGAACATTGGAGTAGATTTGcagctatttcttgtttttccttatttcctgaAGTTTGTTGTCTCCAACTCCTTTTGTCTGGAAATCTGAGAGATGAACAGAAGTTTGTGTATATACTTGTCTGAATAAATCGAAAAATGACAGCATAACCCAGTTTAGAGCTGTATTAAACCCCAAGTCACTTCATCCCTAAACATATAACAGAAATCTCTGGAGTTAAtccaacatttcattttttttttaaatctgaaagtAAGATTAGGGTTatgttaaatttcattttaaacatgtaatttgcaaatatgcaaatttcattttaaacatgtaaTGTACATGCTTGGGATAATCTCAAATCTCTACTTTAGGAAAACTGGAGCatagcagaaaatatttgggtTCAAGTTCTGCAAGCAAACTTGTACATGCCTAACTTTACACTGTGAGATGTTCCATGATCATACGCTCAAGAGACCTTAACAATCATATGGCTTTAAGTAATCCAAATACAGAACTAAtgtctttatttaatttataatttaaactTTCCAGTCcttgaaaaaatatgttgaataCAATATTcttacttaaaacaaacaaataaaaaacagctaaGTAGTTTAAGAAATTAAGTTTATAATAGCATTAACACATACAGTGCTTCTGTGTTTATAACCACAGGAATGATAAATACTATGTAACaaaattttataattattagAATATCAGTATAATAATACTTTTATTCACACAGCTCAATGAACAAGTACAGAGAAAACTTTGAGTGCACTCATTTTCCCTTCCCATAGAAATTACAGCTTTGGATACGCATACTTCTCCCCAGgatttttattagaaattagGTACTTGAACAGTAAAAATTTCCTGCATCTAAAGAAATTCCTTGCTATGTCCAGTTACCAGATATTTACAAATTGCTAGGGAGAGTTTTGGCCATAAAACCAATACGGTACTTTTTGCACATGAACAGACTACGTGACAAATGGGAGCAAGCATTTCTCGATAGTGATGGAGAAAAGCAAGGATGCAGAGCGTACGTGCTGGGAGCCAGCAAGATGACAAcacaaaaagtaaaagcatttatttcaggACACAAGTTCTGTACTCTGCTCAGACATGCTCATGgaatattttgcaagaaaaagagcGGGAacataactttgtttttaagactaataaaaaaatactagtCATAGAATTTCCCCTCCCATCTCTTCTCCTGTATGGGAGCAAGCAAATTggtctaggaaaaaaaatcaccaaaacatttattaaaaatctaaGCAGCACATATCTCTTTTAAACACTTTACTAAGAAACACCATCAAGTAATATCCTTTTCTTTATGGCAAAATTTTGTAGAGATATAGCACCGCAACCCAGATAAACTCTGTTATGGATGCACACTAACTAAAGAGAAAGCAGTtaaattacttcttttaaatacgtatgtggaaaaaaaaccaaaaaagctATCATTACCCACCTCTTTCCTGAGTGTAAACTCCTGAAcctgaaaaaagtgaaaagcaatgttattttcaaagtttacaAATTGAGAGACAGCAATAGGTAACACCAaaaagttaccaaaaaaaaactaacaaaccaaaccaaacaaacaaaaacacagaagcacaTGTACCCATCCAGATATTTAGTTATCAAACTTACACTGCAAGAAAATCACCAGAAGAGCAAGATACATCTCGTTCCTGAAGAACAGACACttaattccaaaataaaacaatattcaTCATCAGAGATAATTTGCTATCAGGTCcccaaaacagttttttttaaatttgttttatggaAACTAGTAAATTTTTGCCATTAAACTTTGTACGTTTTTGCAAATCTTCAGCTGAAACTGTCCAGATCAAGTAATCGTTCCCATTACTGGAAACTGGAAATGGCAAACAATGAGAATCTatctgctgctcccaggcagaTTACTGTTCAGGAAGTGACTGGACTTTTCCTGAGGGCGCCACcaaatgcatttgctttgtttaatttcttaaggtgtattaaaaaaacaagaagttCCAGTGACATTTATCCTGCAGTTCCTGTCAATACGGGTATTTTTAAGTCACAATTAACCGTTTATGAACACAAATTACATTCATTATTTGACCTCTGCAGATCCTTgagcaaatatttctcttcatcCTGATATGGAAAACTCTTTCAGAGAATACATGTACATAATTATTCACTTTACCCCTTTACCTCCATATCTAGGTCTCTCAACTTTGCTGTGGCAAACAACAGCTTTACCCTAAAGTTCACAATAAATTCAAATTACTTCAGAAACCATAGTAACTGTTGGGTTACACTAGAATATTGGCAGGTGGACCTCTTATACCACCATCATATATCAAAAACATAGAAGGgcacaagtttttattttgagtaGTTAGGACAGTGCAAAACTTACACAACTACAAAACTTTAAACCCACAATGGGTTGGAGTTTCATTTCCCTACAGAGAGCTGAAGGAGCACTTGCACAATCTGAAATAGAGAATGCTCCTGAGCTAGAGTTAAATCTGCCAGTAGCTTCAAACTGTTTGAATTCAGGCGTCCCTGAGAGATCTGCTGACCTTTCCTGTGTCATTTAATTTTGTGCAATGATAAAAGTAGCCTGACAGTATGACATCCTTGCCAGAACAAGGGATGATTAATTTTGCATCCAAAATACCGAAAGCATAAATTGAATGTGAAccaaagaagaggaaaagatgcaaaatattcTACTTCAGCATTTCAAGTGTTGTAAATGTCTGCCTGAGATACAAGGAACTGATGTAAAATTCAGAACACTTGAATTACTTAACTTCCTTTAACAAACGAAGAGGTTTGTGGCcttttttatttggttggttgTATTTTTCTGATTATAGATGAAAATCTAAAGAAAGTAAAAGGCCTAAAGACAAGGAAATCAGTAGTTGAATTTGTGCTGTAAATGACTATTtgtgaagaaaactaaaatgtaataattatCCAAAACCTCAGTTTCTTCAAATTCAGATGGGAAGGGGGTGAGAGAGATGGGCAGAACAAGGAAAGCCAGAAGATTACAGAGATATTGCCCTGTCCCTATCTCTGCTCTTCTACTTTTCTTACTTTGGTACTATGCATGTTTTTTAAGTCTTAAATAATCTGACACTGCAGAAGTGGCAAATTTAAGCACCGATATGATATTCTCAGATAATATTTACTTCATAACTTCAAAGGAATGTGCAgcacatttatttgtttatcaATCAACTTTTAAGTCAAACTGAAGTCATTCCACTTGAGCCCTAACACTGACTCAGGTTATAGGCTTGATAAAGTGAGCTGAAATCATGTACTTCAAAAATGTACTTCACTTTACGTCCCAGATCTTAACTCCCTAAGTAGTGATTTAGTTATTTGTGAAAATGTAGTGCTCAACTCTTAATTCCtagtttgtttcatttgcaaacAGAGTCAATGCTTTCCGTTATTTCCAGAGTCATATTACAGGCTTATTAAAACACTACTTAAAGCAATATTAAATACATTCACAGAAATCTATAAATGAGACATACAGTTCTCATAAGCTTCACTGCTTATATGaacccccttttcctttttttttttttttcctcttggggACAATGAAAGCTGTATGTTTTGCCCCAAACAATAGTTTCAAAAGTGTACTTTAACGCTTGTATTACACACAGAACTGTGGTATTGTGTGAAGGGAAACAGGAGGGAAACACTCATCAGTTTAACAATGTATCAGCAATACCAACCTACATCTATTTAACTATTTTGCAGGGAGAGAGTTATTTTGAAGGGAGAGCGCAGAATGGTACAATAGTCATAGCATTTAATGAATAAGAAGTAAGCTGGTTAACTAGCAAtagtatttcttctgcttaatCCAGTCTGTTTGAAATACACCACCAACAAAAGACCGGTGGTTTGGCTAGTTGCCAAAAATGGTCTCCAGAGCCAggtaaaggaaaggagaagtAGGACACACAGCAGATGGACAACAAAGGTTTGATAAACTTCTGCTATTGATAACAAaaaataggaaggaaggaaggagattTACCTCTTCCCCCATAAAAGAATTCAGCACGACATACAAAGTTCAGCAAAACCACACCAATCTTTCCCACAAGGGGACAAAGGCTCTCCTCTACAGAGAGGGAAAGACAAAGTGGGTGTGGGCCAATATTCTTCAGAGTGATCCAATAAGATAGAGTTCAGAACCAGGCTAGTTTCAGACTAGGCTGAAAGGTCAGCTTTTAGGATGAACTAGGTCAGTAGTACAGTTTAATGGTGCTAAAACCAAAGGCTGTTGCGAGATGTCACTCACAAGCCAAGGATGTTCCATAAGATCTCTTAGTCTGATTAGACTGTCATATTCTTGATAAGCCCTCAGCATTGTCCTGAGGAGGAAAATCTAGCTGGTATTGGCCAAAATCCAAGAGGTAAACTCAGCTGCAGGAATTTAGGCCAAAATGTTATGAAACATGggagaaaagcatttcaaagaggaaagCATGTCTTGAGACTATCTTCCATTGTTAAACTGGAAATCATATTGACTTAAAGAATATAAACTTAAACGTACCTGTGCTAGTAGTATAGCTGCATATTTTCCTAACAGTCATCTCATTGTAGTCTCTGAAGAtatgtttttctgaaacaagtaatatgagacaaaattaaatattataaataaacaaaaaaaaaaattaaatagacaAAATTATTCTAATATACACACCATTTAAAGAACTCTCTTTAGTCCCTTAttatatttctgagaaaagaaggATTGACATAAAAAATGCAACAC
Coding sequences:
- the PECAM1 gene encoding platelet endothelial cell adhesion molecule isoform X1 yields the protein MTVRKICSYTTSTGSGVYTQERVFTFNSVEIRVEPSVKVKNGAPMSIICRADISKSANFHLQHNITIFKDGKLVFMIVSDKGVARYEVPVARSSDTGDYECTVKADGKTKSSNSLHVWVTGMTKPILTAEKREVLEGEVVKLRCELPEEVPPLHFFFRKIKMNSTPKEKHVFEAYRNFSVVEFSVEEGDNILQFDCFGKRNVKLELESSEPSNRTLVTVKEPFIKPSLIIKSSSNITEGDRIEFECSTVVARMRDIEIILQKNKTILNSVRDEKLLKYSAVATLEDSGEYLCKVEQGRASKTTKLNVVVAELFPKPILSASMSKLDENKELTLSCSISGFRKANFSILRRNSNGDIWLKNSRNLTMRVNVNDTGSYICKAEVKGIVKESKPVRISVYAPVSKPTLSVVSGLPEVVLGKPLRLICRLMTGTPPITFTFYKGNEVKKVVINDTYATFLDENIRQNDKRGYKCDARNNHSSGMKTSNILNITVIVPIRNASLGSIPYGEVEDGSGTAFLCSVEEGSWPIHFRIFKKTDHDTLLYEKTESTDRIVWHKETMSRQDTGTYYCMVSNRAKVNVKSHPITINVILASWQKGVIAAFVLILIAGAITLTVWWFLCKKKKAKGSSMEMSRSALATNSTNEKLARQHNDGDYYSGSGYIEDGENHMKSTDENKGPDLESAEVEYTEVEVSTLDPHRAPVQKGTETVYSEIRKANNDSMENRHSRIQGHPDAT
- the PECAM1 gene encoding platelet endothelial cell adhesion molecule isoform X3; this encodes MTVRKICSYTTSTGSGVYTQERVFTFNSVEIRVEPSVKVKNGAPMSIICRADISKSANFHLQHNITIFKDGKLVFMIVSDKGVARYEVPVARSSDTGDYECTVKADGKTKSSNSLHVWVTGMTKPILTAEKREVLEGEVVKLRCELPEEVPPLHFFFRKIKMNSTPKEKHVFEAYRNFSVVEFSVEEGDNILQFDCFGKRNVKLELESSEPSNRTLVTVKEPFIKPSLIIKSSSNITEGDRIEFECSTVVARMRDIEIILQKNKTILNSVRDEKLLKYSAVATLEDSGEYLCKVEQGRASKTTKLNVVVAELFPKPILSASMSKLDENKELTLSCSISGFRKANFSILRRNSNGDIWLKNSRNLTMRVNVNDTGSYICKAEVKGIVKESKPVRISVYAPVSKPTLSVVSGLPEVVLGKPLRLICRLMTGTPPITFTFYKGNEVKKVVINDTYATFLDENIRQNDKRGYKCDARNNHSSGMKTSNILNITVIVPIRNASLGSIPYGEVEDGSGTAFLCSVEEGSWPIHFRIFKKTDHDTLLYEKTESTDRIVWHKETMSRQDTGTYYCMVSNRAKVNVKSHPITINVILASWQKGVIAAFVLILIAGAITLTVWWFLCKKKKAKGSSMEMSRSALATNSTNEKLARQHNDGDYYSGSGYIEDGENHMKSTDENKGPDLESAEVEYTEVEVSTLDPHRDSMENRHSRIQGHPDAT
- the PECAM1 gene encoding platelet endothelial cell adhesion molecule isoform X7 — encoded protein: MYLALLVIFLQCSGVYTQERVFTFNSVEIRVEPSVKVKNGAPMSIICRADISKSANFHLQHNITIFKDGKLVFMIVSDKGVARYEVPVARSSDTGDYECTVKADGKTKSSNSLHVWVTGMTKPILTAEKREVLEGEVVKLRCELPEEVPPLHFFFRKIKMNSTPKEKHVFEAYRNFSVVEFSVEEGDNILQFDCFGKRNVKLELESSEPSNRTLVTVKEPFIKPSLIIKSSSNITEGDRIEFECSTVVARMRDIEIILQKNKTILNSVRDEKLLKYSAVATLEDSGEYLCKVEQGRASKTTKLNVVVAELFPKPILSASMSKLDENKELTLSCSISGFRKANFSILRRNSNGDIWLKNSRNLTMRVNVNDTGSYICKAEVKGIVKESKPVRISVYAPVSKPTLSVVSGLPEVVLGKPLRLICRLMTGTPPITFTFYKGNEVKKVVINDTYATFLDENIRQNDKRGYKCDARNNHSSGMKTSNILNITVIVPIRNASLGSIPYGEVEDGSGTAFLCSVEEGSWPIHFRIFKKTDHDTLLYEKTESTDRIVWHKETMSRQDTGTYYCMVSNRAKVNVKSHPITINVILASWQKGVIAAFVLILIAGAITLTVWWFLCKKKKAKGSSMEMSRSALATNSTNEKLARQHNDGDYYSGSGYIEDGENHMKSTDENKDSMENRHSRIQGHPDAT